The Streptomyces sp. NBC_01775 genome includes a region encoding these proteins:
- a CDS encoding GDSL-type esterase/lipase family protein: MTTERDWIATPVTAELLRGALDLERTEHGVLPHRLPARARAQAADAQLAMAESQPSGVRLAFRTRATAVELDTLPTRRVYVGAPPRPDGVYDLLVDGSLAAQASATGGNTLTIDMIAGTAEKQNGPAGTVRFTGLPDRVKDVEIWLPHNETTELGALRTDAPVEPAPDPGRKVWLHHGSSISHGSDAASPTTTWPALAASLGGVELVNLGLGGSALLDPFTARALRDTPADLISVKIGINIVNADLMRLRAFGPAVHGFLDTVREGHPTAPLLVVSPIWCPIHEDTPGPSAPDFGNLGEGRLHFRAVGDPAERAGGKLTLGVIRAELARIVTQRAAEDPNLHYLDGRDLYGEDDFAELPLPDQLHPDAPTHRRIGERFADLAFASSGPFAAERD; the protein is encoded by the coding sequence ATGACCACCGAACGAGACTGGATCGCCACGCCCGTCACCGCGGAACTCCTGCGCGGTGCCCTCGACCTGGAGCGCACCGAGCACGGCGTGCTGCCGCACAGGCTGCCCGCCCGGGCCCGCGCCCAGGCCGCCGACGCACAGCTGGCCATGGCCGAGTCCCAGCCCTCGGGCGTCCGGCTGGCCTTCCGTACCCGGGCCACCGCCGTCGAGCTGGACACACTGCCCACCAGGCGGGTCTACGTGGGAGCTCCGCCCCGCCCCGACGGTGTGTACGACCTGCTCGTCGACGGCAGCCTGGCCGCCCAGGCGAGCGCGACGGGCGGCAACACCCTGACCATCGACATGATCGCCGGAACCGCCGAGAAACAGAACGGCCCGGCCGGCACCGTGCGCTTCACCGGTCTGCCCGACCGCGTCAAGGACGTCGAGATCTGGCTGCCGCACAACGAGACCACCGAACTCGGCGCGCTGCGCACCGACGCCCCCGTCGAGCCCGCCCCCGATCCGGGCCGCAAGGTGTGGCTGCACCACGGCAGTTCGATCAGCCACGGCTCCGACGCCGCCAGCCCCACCACCACCTGGCCGGCCCTGGCCGCCTCCCTCGGCGGCGTGGAACTGGTCAACCTGGGCCTGGGCGGCAGCGCCCTGCTCGACCCGTTCACCGCCCGTGCCCTGCGCGACACCCCCGCCGACCTGATCAGCGTCAAGATCGGCATCAACATCGTCAACGCCGACCTGATGCGTCTGCGTGCCTTCGGCCCCGCGGTGCACGGCTTCCTCGACACCGTCCGCGAGGGGCATCCCACCGCACCGCTGCTGGTCGTCTCACCGATCTGGTGCCCCATACACGAGGACACCCCCGGCCCAAGTGCCCCGGACTTCGGCAACCTCGGCGAGGGCCGGCTCCACTTCCGGGCCGTGGGGGACCCCGCCGAGCGCGCGGGCGGGAAGCTGACCCTGGGCGTCATCCGCGCGGAGCTGGCCCGCATCGTCACCCAACGGGCGGCCGAGGACCCGAATCTGCACTACCTCGACGGCCGCGACCTCTACGGCGAGGACGACTTCGCCGAACTGCCGCTGCCCGACCAGCTTCACCCGGACGCCCCCACCCACCGCCGCATCGGCGAACGCTTCGCCGATCTGGCCTTCGCCTCCAGCGGCCCCTTCGCCGCCGAACGCGACTGA
- a CDS encoding TetR/AcrR family transcriptional regulator yields the protein MARVGLTTERLTRAGAELADEVGFDQVTVSALARQFDVKVASLYSHVKNSQDLKTKIALLALEELADRCAAALAGRAGKDALAAFANVYRDYAREHPGRYAAAQLRLDPETAAASAGVRHAQMTRAILRGYDLTEPDQTHAVRLLGSVFHGYVSLEMGGGFSHSTPDTQETWDRTLDALDALLRNWPAT from the coding sequence ATGGCGCGTGTAGGGCTGACCACGGAACGTCTGACCCGGGCGGGAGCGGAACTGGCCGACGAGGTCGGTTTCGACCAAGTGACCGTCTCGGCGCTCGCCAGGCAGTTCGATGTCAAGGTCGCGAGTCTGTACTCGCATGTGAAGAACTCCCAGGACCTCAAGACCAAGATCGCCCTGCTGGCGCTGGAGGAGCTCGCCGACCGGTGCGCCGCGGCACTGGCCGGACGGGCGGGCAAGGACGCCCTGGCCGCCTTCGCGAACGTCTACCGCGACTACGCCCGGGAGCACCCTGGCCGCTACGCCGCGGCCCAGCTGCGGCTCGACCCGGAGACGGCAGCCGCCAGCGCGGGCGTCAGGCACGCGCAGATGACGCGTGCGATCCTGCGCGGCTACGACCTGACGGAGCCGGACCAGACGCACGCGGTCCGGCTGCTGGGCAGCGTCTTCCACGGCTACGTCAGCCTGGAGATGGGCGGCGGCTTCAGCCACAGCACCCCCGACACGCAGGAGACCTGGGACCGCACCCTGGACGCGCTCGACGCCCTGCTGCGGAACTGGCCCGCGACCTGA
- a CDS encoding FBP domain-containing protein, with amino-acid sequence MEPLSEKEIRAAFVNCTKGEAKRLSVPRDLADRPWDDLDYLGWRDPQAPDRAYLVAELDGRPRALALRSPAPAAWQTRRSMCSVCVTTHAGGVSLMVAPKAGKAGQQGNSVGVYLCSDLSCSLYVRGKKDTGIGARIHEAITLEEKIQRTVRNLAAFVTNVTA; translated from the coding sequence ATGGAACCGCTGAGTGAGAAAGAGATCCGCGCCGCGTTCGTGAACTGCACCAAGGGCGAGGCGAAGCGCCTGTCCGTCCCGCGCGACCTGGCCGACCGGCCCTGGGACGACCTGGACTATCTCGGCTGGCGCGACCCGCAGGCCCCGGACCGCGCCTACCTCGTCGCCGAGCTGGACGGGCGCCCCCGGGCCCTCGCACTGCGCTCCCCCGCCCCCGCCGCCTGGCAGACCCGGCGCAGCATGTGCTCGGTGTGCGTGACCACCCACGCCGGCGGCGTCTCCTTGATGGTCGCGCCGAAGGCGGGCAAGGCCGGACAGCAGGGCAACTCGGTGGGCGTCTACCTGTGCAGCGACCTTTCCTGCTCGCTGTATGTGCGGGGCAAGAAGGACACGGGCATCGGCGCACGGATCCACGAAGCGATCACGCTGGAGGAGAAGATCCAGCGGACCGTACGGAACCTCGCCGCGTTCGTCACCAACGTGACCGCCTGA
- the bla gene encoding class A beta-lactamase, with amino-acid sequence MQHTRARRTALGALAALTLVLPVACGDGSSPGAATRSSPSSGTAKPKAGTESSAAEFRKLEREFDARLGVYAVDTGTGREVAHRDGRRFSYNSTFKALAAGAVLRKYSLSGLDRTIKYSRDDLIPNSPVSEKHVEAGMSLGELCEAAVRYSDNTAANLLFDQLGGPKGLDAALEKMGDHTTRMERREPELSRWTPGTTRDTTTPRVLAKNLRALVLGDVLGKGERKQLTKWLRTNTTGDELIRAGVPKDWKVADKTGTGSYHGARDDIAVVWRPHAAPLVIAIMSYRTKKDAEPDDKLIAKAASVVSGTLS; translated from the coding sequence ATGCAGCACACCCGTGCCCGCCGCACCGCGCTCGGCGCGCTTGCCGCGCTCACCCTCGTCCTGCCGGTGGCCTGCGGAGACGGCAGCTCCCCGGGCGCGGCGACCCGGTCATCCCCGTCGTCCGGGACCGCGAAGCCGAAGGCGGGCACGGAGTCGTCCGCCGCCGAATTCCGGAAGCTTGAGCGCGAGTTCGACGCGCGGCTGGGCGTCTACGCCGTCGACACCGGAACCGGGCGCGAGGTCGCCCACCGCGACGGCCGGCGCTTCTCCTACAACTCCACGTTCAAGGCGCTGGCCGCCGGCGCCGTGCTGCGGAAGTACTCCCTCAGCGGCCTGGACCGGACGATCAAGTACTCCAGGGACGACCTGATCCCCAACTCCCCGGTGAGCGAGAAGCACGTCGAGGCCGGGATGAGCCTGGGCGAGCTGTGCGAAGCGGCCGTCCGCTACAGCGACAACACCGCGGCCAACTTGCTGTTCGACCAACTGGGCGGGCCCAAGGGCCTGGACGCCGCGCTGGAGAAAATGGGCGACCACACCACCAGGATGGAGCGCCGCGAGCCCGAGCTGAGCCGGTGGACCCCGGGCACCACGCGGGATACGACCACACCGCGCGTCCTGGCCAAGAACCTGCGCGCGCTCGTCCTCGGCGACGTTCTCGGCAAGGGCGAACGCAAGCAGCTCACGAAGTGGCTGCGGACCAACACCACCGGCGACGAGCTCATCAGGGCCGGGGTCCCCAAGGACTGGAAGGTCGCCGACAAGACCGGAACGGGCAGCTACCACGGCGCCCGCGACGACATCGCCGTGGTCTGGCGCCCCCACGCCGCGCCCCTCGTCATCGCGATCATGTCCTACCGCACCAAGAAGGACGCCGAGCCGGACGACAAACTGATCGCGAAGGCGGCTTCCGTGGTCTCCGGCACACTGTCGTAG
- a CDS encoding LysR family transcriptional regulator, with product MDLVGVCRAFVSVSERGGFTVGAAAARMSQSVASRRVAALEERFGEPLFERTSRRAVLTPFGRDLLPAARQLVQAADVLLHEAEAAKRKPWRLAVPGVCSTAALARLVAEARGSGVTLDLHVASPARRTELLHARQARAALLAVPLDEARWTVPLGLAGVQAPAMKRVHLETLRLGRASPGPARRIWIQPEDDVPHIRDPLTRLRDAVGLRPAQLVAASDLTSAAAEVLCTRDLLLCSPAQAEELALKWRPLGEIALSRGYALAAAADGNPRHVEARLGDAIARCLGADVRPGAGDGTGPGVPPGAEDGTGAGGGTGAGGGTGTGGGTGTGGGAGAGGGMAA from the coding sequence GTGGATCTGGTGGGAGTGTGCCGGGCGTTCGTCAGCGTGAGCGAGCGCGGCGGTTTCACGGTGGGGGCAGCCGCCGCCCGGATGTCGCAGTCGGTGGCCAGCCGTCGCGTCGCGGCGCTGGAGGAGCGCTTCGGTGAGCCGCTGTTCGAGCGCACCTCGCGGCGGGCCGTTCTCACCCCCTTCGGCCGCGACCTGCTGCCGGCGGCCCGGCAACTCGTGCAGGCCGCCGACGTGCTGCTGCACGAGGCGGAGGCCGCCAAGCGCAAGCCGTGGCGGCTCGCGGTGCCCGGTGTCTGCTCCACGGCCGCTCTCGCCCGCCTGGTCGCCGAGGCACGCGGGAGCGGCGTCACGCTCGATCTCCACGTCGCGTCCCCGGCACGGCGCACGGAGCTGCTCCACGCACGGCAGGCGCGCGCCGCCCTGCTCGCGGTGCCCCTGGACGAGGCCAGGTGGACCGTGCCGCTGGGGCTGGCCGGGGTCCAGGCCCCCGCCATGAAGCGCGTCCACCTGGAGACGCTGCGGCTCGGACGGGCCTCCCCGGGCCCGGCCCGGCGTATCTGGATCCAGCCGGAGGACGACGTACCGCACATCCGCGACCCGTTGACACGGCTGCGCGACGCGGTCGGGCTGCGGCCCGCACAGCTCGTCGCCGCGAGCGATCTGACGTCGGCCGCGGCCGAAGTCCTGTGCACCCGCGATCTGTTGCTGTGCTCCCCCGCGCAGGCCGAGGAGCTCGCGCTGAAGTGGCGGCCCCTCGGTGAGATCGCCCTCAGCCGGGGTTACGCCCTGGCCGCCGCCGCTGACGGCAACCCCCGGCACGTCGAAGCGCGCCTGGGCGACGCCATCGCCCGCTGCCTGGGCGCGGACGTCCGGCCGGGCGCCGGGGACGGGACAGGCCCGGGCGTCCCGCCGGGCGCTGAGGACGGCACGGGCGCTGGGGGCGGGACGGGCGCTGGGGGCGGGACGGGTACTGGGGGCGGGACGGGCACAGGAGGCGGCGCGGGCGCGGGAGGCGGGATGGCGGCGTGA
- a CDS encoding serine hydrolase, giving the protein MSTEALLHDMRGQLRDGGLHGCLLVRDLHTGDELGIDPDTQLPAASLVKVPLALATVERVRRGELDGATVLDVEPGRITTPGPTGLSRFRHPARIALDDLLYLSTCVSDGTAADALFELTPPAQVARILQELGLRGLTVRHGMRELTETPVERFDAAQAHLAHALAIDSGTSGRGHRVPQLDTTRANTGSARAYAELLQALWTPSAIHPDVAGRVRELMANNLLRHRLTPDFSSDATTWSSKTGTLLNLRHEIGVVEHSDGQAFAVAVLTESLVPAGIQPGAEALMSQVARTLRDHLRQL; this is encoded by the coding sequence GTGAGCACCGAGGCACTGCTGCACGACATGCGCGGGCAGCTGCGCGACGGCGGCCTGCACGGCTGTCTTCTCGTACGGGACCTCCACACCGGGGACGAGCTGGGGATCGACCCGGACACCCAGCTGCCCGCCGCTTCCCTGGTCAAGGTCCCGCTCGCGCTGGCAACCGTGGAGCGCGTCCGGCGCGGCGAACTCGACGGAGCGACGGTGCTCGACGTGGAGCCCGGCCGGATCACCACGCCCGGCCCGACCGGGCTGAGCCGCTTCCGGCACCCCGCGCGAATCGCGCTCGACGACCTGCTCTACCTGAGCACCTGTGTGAGCGACGGAACGGCCGCCGACGCGCTGTTCGAGCTCACCCCGCCCGCCCAGGTCGCCCGCATCCTCCAGGAACTCGGGCTCCGTGGCCTCACCGTCCGGCACGGCATGCGCGAGCTGACCGAGACGCCGGTGGAGCGCTTCGACGCCGCACAGGCACATCTCGCGCACGCCCTCGCCATCGACTCCGGCACCAGCGGGCGCGGGCACCGGGTCCCCCAGCTCGACACCACCCGCGCCAACACCGGCAGCGCACGCGCCTACGCCGAGCTGCTCCAGGCCCTGTGGACGCCCTCGGCGATCCACCCCGACGTGGCCGGGCGCGTACGCGAACTCATGGCGAACAACCTGCTGCGGCACCGGCTCACCCCGGACTTCAGCTCCGACGCCACGACGTGGTCCTCCAAGACCGGCACGCTCCTCAACCTCCGCCACGAGATCGGCGTCGTCGAGCACTCCGACGGCCAGGCCTTCGCCGTCGCCGTCCTCACGGAGTCGCTGGTTCCGGCCGGCATCCAGCCCGGCGCCGAAGCCCTCATGTCGCAGGTCGCCCGCACCCTGCGCGATCACCTCCGGCAGCTGTGA
- a CDS encoding TetR/AcrR family transcriptional regulator: protein MRTVDPAKHRARRQHIVNAATGLFATKGFERTTTAEICKAAGISAGNLFHYFPNKRAIFLAVFEEDAEKAERLARAQSGDDPWAALLETVDVLAAPAMEPPTPHLVMEAMVQAYRDPGLDALLSRDSADEHAAIAALLTKAAAAGQIDPDLDPDGTASWVLALIASLYTSAATDSSFKPAEQLPTLHLILRRFLRGERHDPRDRSTARGSRQTPAPAPAPAPAPAPASDPAAGSDGH from the coding sequence ATGAGGACGGTCGATCCGGCCAAACACCGGGCGCGGCGGCAGCACATCGTGAACGCCGCGACAGGGCTGTTCGCCACGAAGGGCTTCGAGCGCACCACCACCGCCGAGATCTGCAAGGCGGCCGGTATCAGCGCGGGCAACCTCTTTCACTACTTCCCCAACAAGCGGGCGATCTTCCTCGCCGTCTTCGAGGAGGACGCCGAGAAGGCCGAACGGCTGGCGCGGGCGCAATCCGGTGACGACCCGTGGGCAGCCCTGCTGGAGACCGTGGATGTCCTCGCCGCACCGGCGATGGAGCCGCCGACCCCGCACCTCGTCATGGAGGCGATGGTCCAGGCGTATCGCGACCCCGGGCTCGATGCGCTGCTGAGCCGGGACAGCGCTGATGAGCACGCCGCGATCGCCGCGCTGCTCACGAAGGCGGCTGCGGCCGGCCAGATCGATCCCGACCTGGATCCGGACGGCACCGCGTCATGGGTCCTGGCCTTGATCGCCTCGCTCTACACCAGTGCGGCCACCGACTCGTCGTTCAAACCGGCCGAGCAGCTTCCCACCCTCCACCTCATCCTGCGCCGGTTCCTGCGCGGCGAACGGCACGATCCGCGCGATCGGAGCACTGCCCGGGGGAGTCGCCAGACCCCGGCCCCGGCTCCGGCCCCAGCCCCGGCCCCGGCCCCGGCTTCGGATCCGGCTGCCGGAAGCGACGGACACTAG
- a CDS encoding S1 family peptidase translates to MSAVREIRVVRTVLLTTLCALVTGAFALLGGVANAAAPASPDGRAVTAVRGGDSLYTADGLPCTVGFNASGGGEFYGILPGHCGGQEETQWFADPQRQVPAGVTAASHGPSGYSVIHYTNPDLSYPSEVSTDSGPLRVERAADPAVGMQVCGAGQANGWHCGTVLAVDISVSFPEGTVDGLFQTDLCAEPGESGGPAVSGNAAVGVPLAADGDCASGGTSLYMPVTTALAELGLEIGY, encoded by the coding sequence GTGAGCGCCGTACGTGAGATCCGTGTCGTCCGCACCGTTCTCCTCACCACCCTGTGCGCACTGGTGACCGGCGCCTTCGCGCTGCTGGGCGGTGTCGCGAACGCCGCCGCACCCGCCTCCCCCGACGGCCGGGCGGTCACGGCGGTGCGGGGCGGCGACTCCCTCTACACCGCGGACGGCCTCCCCTGCACCGTCGGCTTCAACGCGTCCGGAGGCGGCGAGTTCTACGGGATCCTGCCGGGGCACTGCGGCGGCCAGGAGGAAACCCAGTGGTTCGCCGATCCTCAGCGGCAGGTGCCGGCCGGCGTGACGGCCGCCTCGCACGGCCCGTCCGGATACTCGGTGATCCACTACACCAACCCGGATCTCAGCTACCCCAGCGAGGTCAGCACCGACAGCGGTCCGCTGCGCGTCGAGCGCGCGGCGGACCCTGCCGTCGGCATGCAGGTGTGCGGCGCGGGCCAGGCCAACGGCTGGCACTGCGGCACCGTCCTGGCCGTCGACATCTCGGTGAGCTTCCCCGAGGGCACCGTCGACGGCCTCTTCCAGACGGACCTGTGCGCCGAGCCCGGCGAGTCCGGGGGCCCGGCCGTCTCCGGGAACGCGGCCGTCGGGGTGCCGCTCGCCGCCGACGGGGACTGCGCGAGCGGCGGCACGTCCCTCTACATGCCCGTCACCACGGCACTGGCCGAACTCGGCCTGGAAATCGGCTACTGA
- a CDS encoding plasmid stabilization protein, with product MPAGSNSKRERQYEHIKKGAQQQGASTGRAKEMAARTVNKERAQAGEAKRASRTSVRDKAAPKRGGQHSHTGSQGGPTRDQLYNEARQRGVQGRSQMNKRQLQRALGR from the coding sequence ATGCCTGCTGGGTCGAACTCCAAGCGCGAGCGGCAGTACGAGCACATCAAGAAGGGTGCGCAGCAGCAGGGCGCTTCCACCGGCCGGGCCAAGGAGATGGCGGCCCGTACGGTGAACAAGGAGCGGGCCCAGGCCGGGGAGGCCAAGCGCGCGAGCCGCACCTCGGTCCGCGACAAGGCGGCCCCCAAGCGTGGCGGCCAGCACTCCCACACCGGATCACAGGGCGGCCCCACCCGCGACCAGCTCTACAACGAGGCCCGTCAGCGGGGCGTCCAGGGTCGCTCGCAGATGAACAAGAGGCAGTTGCAGCGCGCCCTCGGCCGCTGA
- a CDS encoding SDR family oxidoreductase yields the protein MRFDNHRVVITAAGRDFGRTLALQLADLGAEIFLSARSIAAAERVRDEIRDRGHHQVHAFACDLTDSASIRDFAAGVASHTDHIDLLVNNGSRYLEGADLLSASDSDVIDTIASGATGTVLTVKNFLPLLLNSDKPDVVTMVSACGTAGHQRSDAHDAFYAAKSAQAGFAEILSKRLRPQGVRVISLYPPDFDNTDPLSEEWENTPRGAKDALTAQSLVECVLFAVAQPRDCFIKAFHFEQV from the coding sequence ATGAGATTCGACAACCACCGTGTCGTCATCACCGCCGCCGGCCGCGACTTCGGGCGAACCCTGGCACTCCAGCTCGCAGACCTCGGTGCGGAGATCTTTCTCTCCGCACGCAGCATCGCTGCCGCAGAGCGTGTCCGCGACGAGATTCGGGACCGAGGGCATCATCAGGTCCATGCCTTCGCCTGCGACTTGACGGACTCCGCCTCGATCCGCGACTTCGCCGCCGGCGTCGCTTCGCATACCGATCACATCGACTTGCTGGTCAACAACGGCTCGCGCTACCTCGAAGGGGCAGACCTCCTGTCAGCCTCCGACTCCGATGTCATCGACACCATCGCGTCCGGCGCCACCGGCACCGTTCTGACGGTGAAGAACTTCCTCCCTCTTCTGCTTAACTCGGACAAGCCGGACGTGGTGACCATGGTCTCGGCCTGCGGGACGGCCGGCCATCAGCGCTCGGACGCGCACGACGCCTTCTATGCGGCCAAGAGTGCCCAGGCAGGGTTCGCCGAGATCCTCTCCAAGCGTCTGCGGCCCCAAGGAGTTCGGGTGATCTCGCTCTACCCGCCCGACTTCGACAACACCGACCCGCTCTCCGAGGAGTGGGAGAACACACCCCGAGGGGCCAAGGACGCCCTCACTGCCCAGTCGCTCGTGGAGTGCGTCCTCTTCGCTGTCGCTCAGCCTCGGGACTGCTTCATCAAGGCGTTCCACTTCGAACAGGTCTGA
- a CDS encoding MBL fold metallo-hydrolase — MRLDVLGGCGAWPTAERGCSGYVVESDGFRLLLDPGYATLPRLWEREDGVYGIDAVLVSHGHPDHCADLSPLLRARGLGERRCEALPVYAPVGSLDVVLALDRAGMLAEAYELHEFGPGQRFGIGPFTVDTWLLPHFVPNAGIRLTTGGTVLAYTGDTGPSGDIERLARGADLLLSEATYPHEVPRADADFLLSARLAGQYATRAGVGRLLLTHLWPGTDEEVATAAASAAYEGPVEVAVPGLRWEG; from the coding sequence ATGAGGCTCGATGTGCTGGGCGGGTGCGGGGCGTGGCCGACGGCCGAGCGAGGGTGCTCCGGGTACGTCGTCGAAAGCGACGGCTTCCGGCTGCTGCTGGACCCCGGCTATGCGACGCTGCCCCGGCTGTGGGAGCGCGAGGACGGGGTCTACGGCATCGACGCCGTGCTGGTCAGCCACGGCCACCCCGACCACTGCGCCGACCTCAGCCCGCTGCTGCGGGCCCGGGGGCTGGGCGAGCGCCGGTGCGAGGCGCTGCCCGTCTACGCGCCGGTCGGCTCGCTGGACGTCGTCCTCGCGCTGGACCGCGCCGGGATGCTGGCCGAGGCGTATGAGCTGCACGAGTTCGGCCCGGGACAGCGGTTCGGTATCGGCCCGTTCACCGTCGACACGTGGCTGCTGCCGCACTTCGTGCCCAACGCGGGCATCCGGCTCACGACAGGTGGCACCGTACTGGCGTACACCGGCGACACGGGCCCCAGCGGCGACATCGAGCGGCTGGCCCGCGGCGCGGACCTGCTGCTGTCCGAGGCGACGTACCCCCACGAAGTGCCGCGCGCCGACGCGGACTTCCTGCTCAGTGCCCGACTGGCCGGCCAGTACGCGACCCGCGCCGGCGTGGGCCGGCTGCTCCTCACCCACCTGTGGCCCGGCACGGACGAGGAAGTCGCGACGGCTGCGGCGTCCGCCGCCTATGAGGGCCCGGTGGAGGTGGCCGTGCCGGGGCTGCGATGGGAGGGGTGA
- a CDS encoding LysE family translocator: MNLSTALWSFALVGGLLTITPGLDTALILRTAAVGRRRRARGVTFGIQSGILLWGALTSAGITAVLTASQLAYEILRWAGAAYLLWMGARMLAETFRRKRAGEPAASPELSAGPDTLLGGWRQGALTNLLNPKIGVFYVAVLPQFIPAGAPHFATGLLLTVIHIAIGIVWSTLLIACAKAVRGWLRKPSARQLLDRVTGTVIVGFGLHLALSE, from the coding sequence ATGAACCTGAGCACCGCCTTGTGGTCCTTCGCGCTGGTCGGGGGGCTGCTGACCATCACCCCCGGGCTGGATACCGCGCTCATCCTGCGCACGGCCGCGGTCGGCCGGCGCCGCCGCGCCCGGGGCGTGACGTTCGGTATACAGTCCGGCATCCTGCTGTGGGGCGCCCTCACCTCCGCGGGGATCACCGCCGTGCTGACGGCCTCGCAGCTCGCCTACGAGATCCTGCGCTGGGCGGGCGCGGCGTACCTGCTGTGGATGGGGGCCCGGATGCTCGCCGAGACCTTCCGCCGCAAGCGCGCGGGCGAGCCCGCCGCGTCCCCGGAGCTGAGCGCGGGCCCCGACACCCTCCTGGGCGGCTGGCGGCAAGGCGCACTCACCAACCTCCTGAACCCCAAGATCGGCGTCTTCTACGTCGCCGTCCTGCCCCAGTTCATCCCAGCGGGAGCGCCGCACTTCGCGACGGGACTCCTGCTGACGGTCATCCACATAGCCATAGGCATCGTCTGGTCGACGCTGCTGATCGCCTGCGCCAAGGCCGTACGCGGCTGGCTGCGCAAGCCCTCCGCCAGGCAGCTCCTCGACCGTGTCACCGGCACCGTCATCGTCGGCTTCGGCCTCCACCTCGCGCTGAGCGAGTGA